Proteins encoded by one window of Chrysemys picta bellii isolate R12L10 chromosome 10, ASM1138683v2, whole genome shotgun sequence:
- the PARP16 gene encoding protein mono-ADP-ribosyltransferase PARP16, producing MLPRRPSDAALREKIKEATRRDILAADLKCSLFVSALQSYKRDSVLRPFPGLYANEESKDFDALLADTNALPSLKELPESISDTDKRTWDLFSWILSSKFLTIQSTKKKEYEKIQELTGMSSDAVPTPDFLFEIVYCDQMNAKFDETRGERNLIYAFHGSRLENFHSILHNGLHCHLNRTSLFGEGTYLTSDLSLALLYSPHGLGWQRSVLGPILSCVAVCEIIDHPDVKCQVKKKDSEEIDRKRARVKNSEGGDVPQKYFVVTNNQLLRVKYLLVYSQKQHRRPSSQSSWFSNHRFAIMMMMYLLLLIVIGASNSPAFLYYWNRMFDSEG from the exons ATGCTGCCCCGCAGGCCCAGCGATGCTGCCCTCAGGGAGAAGATCAAGGAGGCCACCCGCAGGGACATCTTGGCTGCGGATCTGAAGTGCAGCCTCTTTGTTTCCGCTTTGCAGAGCTACAAGCGTGATTCGGTCCTGAGACCCTTTCCAGGCCTCTATGCTAACGAGGAGAGCAAGGATTTTGATGCGTTG CTTGCAGATACAAATGCTTTGCCAAGCTTAAAAGAACTTCCAGAGTCTATTTCAGACACAGATAAAAGGACATGGGATCTGTTTAGCTGGATTTTATCATCTAAATTCTTAACTATACAAAGTACTAAGAAAAAGGAG TATGAGAAGATCCAAGAGCTGACAGGAATGTCAAGTGATGCTGTTCCTACTCCTGACTTCCTGTTTGAAATAGTGTATTGTGATCAGATGAATGCCAAATTTGATGAAACCAGGGGAGAAAGGAACCTTATTTATGCATTCCATGGGAGTCGCCTTGAGAACTTCCATTCCATACTGCACAATGGTTTACATTGCCATTTAAATAGG acatccttgtttggtgaaggtacCTACCTTACCAGTGATCTAAGCCTTGCTCTTCTATATAGCCCTCATGGTCTTGGGTGGCAACGCAGCGTTTTGGGCCCTATCCTTAGTTGTGTAGCTGTTTGTGAGATTATCGATCATCCAGATGTAAAATGCCAGGTGAAGAAGAAAG ATTCAGAAGAAATAGACAGGAAAAGAGCAAGAGTAAAAAACAGTGAAGGGGGCGATGTTCCACAGAAATACTTCGTTGTCACAAACAATCAGCTTTTACGAGTTAAATACTTATTAGTATATTCACAGAAACAACACCGGAG GCCTTCTAGTCAGTCGTCGTGGTTTTCCAATCATCGTTTTGCTATAATGATGATGATGTATCTACTATTGCTAATTGTTATAGGTGCCAGCAACTCACCGGCCTTCCTCTACTACTGGAATAGAATGTTTGACTCAGAAGGATGA